The proteins below are encoded in one region of Dromaius novaehollandiae isolate bDroNov1 chromosome 9, bDroNov1.hap1, whole genome shotgun sequence:
- the SERPINE2 gene encoding glia-derived nexin isoform X2: MSTMKLADVTREAKKRLSSVVLVCCLPEIPPLPNVYEIRDVCKGDFQPGIMNWHFPLLFILGTLTSVCSQFSFYPLEELSSDVGIQVFNQIVKTKPQDNVVVSPHGIASVLGVLQLGADGKTKKQLTTMMRYSVNAGSKEESQHHETSQLSPDHQQVLRGPPVVHRIQFENLCYGVGKALKKINRLIVSKKNKDIVTIANAVFAKSGFKMEVPFVTRNKEVFQCSVKSVDFEDPNTACDSINQWVKNETRGMIDQVVAPDDTDGSLTRLVLVNAVYFKGLWKSRFRPENTKKRPFYGADGKIYQVPMLSQLSIFRCGTTSTPNELWYNIIELPYHGEMISMLIALPTESTTPLSAIIPHISTKTIGSWMTTMVAKRVQVILPKFTTVAETDLKEPLKALGITDMFDQSKANFAKITRTEGLHVSHVLQKTKIEVSEDGTKASAATTAILIARSSPPWFIADRPFAFVIRHNPTGTILFMGQINKP; this comes from the exons GTGACTTTCAACCAGGAATCATGAACTGGCACTTCCCACTTCTCTTTATTCTTGGGACTTTAACATCTGTATGTTCCCAGTTCAGTTTTTATCCTCTGGAGGAACTGAGCTCTGATGTTGGAATCCAGGTCTTCAATCAGATAGTGAAAACTAAACCTCAGGACAATGTTGTGGTTTCCCCACATGGGATTGCATCGGTATTGGGGGTGTTACAGCTGGGTGCTGATGGCAAGACAAAGAAGCAGCTGACAACTATGATGAGATACAGTGTAAATG CTGGAAGCAAAGAGGAGAGCCAGCATCATGAGACCAGCCAGCTCTCCCCGGACCACCAGCAAGTGCTCCGTGGACCACCAGTGGTCCACAGAATACAGTTTGAGAACCTCTGTTATG GAGTTGGTAAAGCGTTAAAGAAGATAAACAGGCTCATAGTCtcaaaaaagaataaagacaTTGTTACAATTGCTAATGCAGTATTTGCAAAGAGTGGCTTTAAAATGGAAGTGCCTTTTGTTACAAGGAACAAAGAGGTGTTTCAGTGCAGTGTCAAGAGTGTGGACTTTGAGGACCCAAATACAGCATGTGATTCCATTAACCAGTGGGTGAAAAATGAAACGAGGG GTATGATTGATCAAGTTGTAGCTCCAGATGATACTGATGGTAGCTTGACCAGACTGGTTCTGGTAAATGCTGTGTATTTCAAGGGCTTATGGAAATCACGATTTCGacctgaaaatacaaagaaacgTCCGTTTTATGGAGCTGATGGGAAGATCTACCAAGTTCCTATGCTGTCCCAGTTATCTATCTTCCGCTGTG GCACTACAAGTACCCCAAATGAGCTGTGGTATAACATAATTGAATTGCCATACCATGGTGAAATGATAAGCATGTTGattgctctgcctacagaaagcacaaCACCACTCTCTGCTATCATTCCCCACATCAGCACAAAAACAATAGGAAGCTGGATGACAACCATGGTAGCAAAAAGAGTGCAGGTTATTTTACCCAA ATTTACAACAGTAGCAGAAACAGATTTAAAGGAGCCACTGAAAGCACTTGGTATTACAGACATGTTTGACCAGTCAAAGGCAAACTTTGCAAAAATAACAA gaacAGAAGGTCTTCATGTATCTCATGTTCTGCAAAAGACAAAAATTGAAGTTAGCGAAGATGGAACCAAAGCTTCTGCAGCAACAA ctgcaatTTTAATAGCCAGGTCATCCCCTCCTTGGTTCATAGCAGACAGGCCATTTGCATTTGTCATCCGGCACAATCCTACAG GTACCATCTTGTTTATGGGACAAATAAACAAACCTTGA
- the SERPINE2 gene encoding glia-derived nexin isoform X3, translated as MVLRCVVLVCCLPEIPPLPNVYEIRDVCKGDFQPGIMNWHFPLLFILGTLTSVCSQFSFYPLEELSSDVGIQVFNQIVKTKPQDNVVVSPHGIASVLGVLQLGADGKTKKQLTTMMRYSVNAAGSKEESQHHETSQLSPDHQQVLRGPPVVHRIQFENLCYGVGKALKKINRLIVSKKNKDIVTIANAVFAKSGFKMEVPFVTRNKEVFQCSVKSVDFEDPNTACDSINQWVKNETRGMIDQVVAPDDTDGSLTRLVLVNAVYFKGLWKSRFRPENTKKRPFYGADGKIYQVPMLSQLSIFRCGTTSTPNELWYNIIELPYHGEMISMLIALPTESTTPLSAIIPHISTKTIGSWMTTMVAKRVQVILPKFTTVAETDLKEPLKALGITDMFDQSKANFAKITRTEGLHVSHVLQKTKIEVSEDGTKASAATTAILIARSSPPWFIADRPFAFVIRHNPTGTILFMGQINKP; from the exons GTGACTTTCAACCAGGAATCATGAACTGGCACTTCCCACTTCTCTTTATTCTTGGGACTTTAACATCTGTATGTTCCCAGTTCAGTTTTTATCCTCTGGAGGAACTGAGCTCTGATGTTGGAATCCAGGTCTTCAATCAGATAGTGAAAACTAAACCTCAGGACAATGTTGTGGTTTCCCCACATGGGATTGCATCGGTATTGGGGGTGTTACAGCTGGGTGCTGATGGCAAGACAAAGAAGCAGCTGACAACTATGATGAGATACAGTGTAAATG CAGCTGGAAGCAAAGAGGAGAGCCAGCATCATGAGACCAGCCAGCTCTCCCCGGACCACCAGCAAGTGCTCCGTGGACCACCAGTGGTCCACAGAATACAGTTTGAGAACCTCTGTTATG GAGTTGGTAAAGCGTTAAAGAAGATAAACAGGCTCATAGTCtcaaaaaagaataaagacaTTGTTACAATTGCTAATGCAGTATTTGCAAAGAGTGGCTTTAAAATGGAAGTGCCTTTTGTTACAAGGAACAAAGAGGTGTTTCAGTGCAGTGTCAAGAGTGTGGACTTTGAGGACCCAAATACAGCATGTGATTCCATTAACCAGTGGGTGAAAAATGAAACGAGGG GTATGATTGATCAAGTTGTAGCTCCAGATGATACTGATGGTAGCTTGACCAGACTGGTTCTGGTAAATGCTGTGTATTTCAAGGGCTTATGGAAATCACGATTTCGacctgaaaatacaaagaaacgTCCGTTTTATGGAGCTGATGGGAAGATCTACCAAGTTCCTATGCTGTCCCAGTTATCTATCTTCCGCTGTG GCACTACAAGTACCCCAAATGAGCTGTGGTATAACATAATTGAATTGCCATACCATGGTGAAATGATAAGCATGTTGattgctctgcctacagaaagcacaaCACCACTCTCTGCTATCATTCCCCACATCAGCACAAAAACAATAGGAAGCTGGATGACAACCATGGTAGCAAAAAGAGTGCAGGTTATTTTACCCAA ATTTACAACAGTAGCAGAAACAGATTTAAAGGAGCCACTGAAAGCACTTGGTATTACAGACATGTTTGACCAGTCAAAGGCAAACTTTGCAAAAATAACAA gaacAGAAGGTCTTCATGTATCTCATGTTCTGCAAAAGACAAAAATTGAAGTTAGCGAAGATGGAACCAAAGCTTCTGCAGCAACAA ctgcaatTTTAATAGCCAGGTCATCCCCTCCTTGGTTCATAGCAGACAGGCCATTTGCATTTGTCATCCGGCACAATCCTACAG GTACCATCTTGTTTATGGGACAAATAAACAAACCTTGA
- the SERPINE2 gene encoding glia-derived nexin isoform X4 — MTFEISACDFQPGIMNWHFPLLFILGTLTSVCSQFSFYPLEELSSDVGIQVFNQIVKTKPQDNVVVSPHGIASVLGVLQLGADGKTKKQLTTMMRYSVNAAGSKEESQHHETSQLSPDHQQVLRGPPVVHRIQFENLCYGVGKALKKINRLIVSKKNKDIVTIANAVFAKSGFKMEVPFVTRNKEVFQCSVKSVDFEDPNTACDSINQWVKNETRGMIDQVVAPDDTDGSLTRLVLVNAVYFKGLWKSRFRPENTKKRPFYGADGKIYQVPMLSQLSIFRCGTTSTPNELWYNIIELPYHGEMISMLIALPTESTTPLSAIIPHISTKTIGSWMTTMVAKRVQVILPKFTTVAETDLKEPLKALGITDMFDQSKANFAKITRTEGLHVSHVLQKTKIEVSEDGTKASAATTAILIARSSPPWFIADRPFAFVIRHNPTGTILFMGQINKP; from the exons ATGACTTTTGAAATATCAGCCT GTGACTTTCAACCAGGAATCATGAACTGGCACTTCCCACTTCTCTTTATTCTTGGGACTTTAACATCTGTATGTTCCCAGTTCAGTTTTTATCCTCTGGAGGAACTGAGCTCTGATGTTGGAATCCAGGTCTTCAATCAGATAGTGAAAACTAAACCTCAGGACAATGTTGTGGTTTCCCCACATGGGATTGCATCGGTATTGGGGGTGTTACAGCTGGGTGCTGATGGCAAGACAAAGAAGCAGCTGACAACTATGATGAGATACAGTGTAAATG CAGCTGGAAGCAAAGAGGAGAGCCAGCATCATGAGACCAGCCAGCTCTCCCCGGACCACCAGCAAGTGCTCCGTGGACCACCAGTGGTCCACAGAATACAGTTTGAGAACCTCTGTTATG GAGTTGGTAAAGCGTTAAAGAAGATAAACAGGCTCATAGTCtcaaaaaagaataaagacaTTGTTACAATTGCTAATGCAGTATTTGCAAAGAGTGGCTTTAAAATGGAAGTGCCTTTTGTTACAAGGAACAAAGAGGTGTTTCAGTGCAGTGTCAAGAGTGTGGACTTTGAGGACCCAAATACAGCATGTGATTCCATTAACCAGTGGGTGAAAAATGAAACGAGGG GTATGATTGATCAAGTTGTAGCTCCAGATGATACTGATGGTAGCTTGACCAGACTGGTTCTGGTAAATGCTGTGTATTTCAAGGGCTTATGGAAATCACGATTTCGacctgaaaatacaaagaaacgTCCGTTTTATGGAGCTGATGGGAAGATCTACCAAGTTCCTATGCTGTCCCAGTTATCTATCTTCCGCTGTG GCACTACAAGTACCCCAAATGAGCTGTGGTATAACATAATTGAATTGCCATACCATGGTGAAATGATAAGCATGTTGattgctctgcctacagaaagcacaaCACCACTCTCTGCTATCATTCCCCACATCAGCACAAAAACAATAGGAAGCTGGATGACAACCATGGTAGCAAAAAGAGTGCAGGTTATTTTACCCAA ATTTACAACAGTAGCAGAAACAGATTTAAAGGAGCCACTGAAAGCACTTGGTATTACAGACATGTTTGACCAGTCAAAGGCAAACTTTGCAAAAATAACAA gaacAGAAGGTCTTCATGTATCTCATGTTCTGCAAAAGACAAAAATTGAAGTTAGCGAAGATGGAACCAAAGCTTCTGCAGCAACAA ctgcaatTTTAATAGCCAGGTCATCCCCTCCTTGGTTCATAGCAGACAGGCCATTTGCATTTGTCATCCGGCACAATCCTACAG GTACCATCTTGTTTATGGGACAAATAAACAAACCTTGA
- the SERPINE2 gene encoding glia-derived nexin isoform X5: MSTMKLADVTREAKKRLSSVVLVCCLPEIPPLPNVYEIRDVCKGDFQPGIMNWHFPLLFILGTLTSVCSQFSFYPLEELSSDVGIQVFNQIVKTKPQDNVVVSPHGIASVLGVLQLGADGKTKKQLTTMMRYSVNGVGKALKKINRLIVSKKNKDIVTIANAVFAKSGFKMEVPFVTRNKEVFQCSVKSVDFEDPNTACDSINQWVKNETRGMIDQVVAPDDTDGSLTRLVLVNAVYFKGLWKSRFRPENTKKRPFYGADGKIYQVPMLSQLSIFRCGTTSTPNELWYNIIELPYHGEMISMLIALPTESTTPLSAIIPHISTKTIGSWMTTMVAKRVQVILPKFTTVAETDLKEPLKALGITDMFDQSKANFAKITRTEGLHVSHVLQKTKIEVSEDGTKASAATTAILIARSSPPWFIADRPFAFVIRHNPTGTILFMGQINKP; encoded by the exons GTGACTTTCAACCAGGAATCATGAACTGGCACTTCCCACTTCTCTTTATTCTTGGGACTTTAACATCTGTATGTTCCCAGTTCAGTTTTTATCCTCTGGAGGAACTGAGCTCTGATGTTGGAATCCAGGTCTTCAATCAGATAGTGAAAACTAAACCTCAGGACAATGTTGTGGTTTCCCCACATGGGATTGCATCGGTATTGGGGGTGTTACAGCTGGGTGCTGATGGCAAGACAAAGAAGCAGCTGACAACTATGATGAGATACAGTGTAAATG GAGTTGGTAAAGCGTTAAAGAAGATAAACAGGCTCATAGTCtcaaaaaagaataaagacaTTGTTACAATTGCTAATGCAGTATTTGCAAAGAGTGGCTTTAAAATGGAAGTGCCTTTTGTTACAAGGAACAAAGAGGTGTTTCAGTGCAGTGTCAAGAGTGTGGACTTTGAGGACCCAAATACAGCATGTGATTCCATTAACCAGTGGGTGAAAAATGAAACGAGGG GTATGATTGATCAAGTTGTAGCTCCAGATGATACTGATGGTAGCTTGACCAGACTGGTTCTGGTAAATGCTGTGTATTTCAAGGGCTTATGGAAATCACGATTTCGacctgaaaatacaaagaaacgTCCGTTTTATGGAGCTGATGGGAAGATCTACCAAGTTCCTATGCTGTCCCAGTTATCTATCTTCCGCTGTG GCACTACAAGTACCCCAAATGAGCTGTGGTATAACATAATTGAATTGCCATACCATGGTGAAATGATAAGCATGTTGattgctctgcctacagaaagcacaaCACCACTCTCTGCTATCATTCCCCACATCAGCACAAAAACAATAGGAAGCTGGATGACAACCATGGTAGCAAAAAGAGTGCAGGTTATTTTACCCAA ATTTACAACAGTAGCAGAAACAGATTTAAAGGAGCCACTGAAAGCACTTGGTATTACAGACATGTTTGACCAGTCAAAGGCAAACTTTGCAAAAATAACAA gaacAGAAGGTCTTCATGTATCTCATGTTCTGCAAAAGACAAAAATTGAAGTTAGCGAAGATGGAACCAAAGCTTCTGCAGCAACAA ctgcaatTTTAATAGCCAGGTCATCCCCTCCTTGGTTCATAGCAGACAGGCCATTTGCATTTGTCATCCGGCACAATCCTACAG GTACCATCTTGTTTATGGGACAAATAAACAAACCTTGA
- the SERPINE2 gene encoding glia-derived nexin isoform X1: protein MSTMKLADVTREAKKRLSSVVLVCCLPEIPPLPNVYEIRDVCKGDFQPGIMNWHFPLLFILGTLTSVCSQFSFYPLEELSSDVGIQVFNQIVKTKPQDNVVVSPHGIASVLGVLQLGADGKTKKQLTTMMRYSVNAAGSKEESQHHETSQLSPDHQQVLRGPPVVHRIQFENLCYGVGKALKKINRLIVSKKNKDIVTIANAVFAKSGFKMEVPFVTRNKEVFQCSVKSVDFEDPNTACDSINQWVKNETRGMIDQVVAPDDTDGSLTRLVLVNAVYFKGLWKSRFRPENTKKRPFYGADGKIYQVPMLSQLSIFRCGTTSTPNELWYNIIELPYHGEMISMLIALPTESTTPLSAIIPHISTKTIGSWMTTMVAKRVQVILPKFTTVAETDLKEPLKALGITDMFDQSKANFAKITRTEGLHVSHVLQKTKIEVSEDGTKASAATTAILIARSSPPWFIADRPFAFVIRHNPTGTILFMGQINKP, encoded by the exons GTGACTTTCAACCAGGAATCATGAACTGGCACTTCCCACTTCTCTTTATTCTTGGGACTTTAACATCTGTATGTTCCCAGTTCAGTTTTTATCCTCTGGAGGAACTGAGCTCTGATGTTGGAATCCAGGTCTTCAATCAGATAGTGAAAACTAAACCTCAGGACAATGTTGTGGTTTCCCCACATGGGATTGCATCGGTATTGGGGGTGTTACAGCTGGGTGCTGATGGCAAGACAAAGAAGCAGCTGACAACTATGATGAGATACAGTGTAAATG CAGCTGGAAGCAAAGAGGAGAGCCAGCATCATGAGACCAGCCAGCTCTCCCCGGACCACCAGCAAGTGCTCCGTGGACCACCAGTGGTCCACAGAATACAGTTTGAGAACCTCTGTTATG GAGTTGGTAAAGCGTTAAAGAAGATAAACAGGCTCATAGTCtcaaaaaagaataaagacaTTGTTACAATTGCTAATGCAGTATTTGCAAAGAGTGGCTTTAAAATGGAAGTGCCTTTTGTTACAAGGAACAAAGAGGTGTTTCAGTGCAGTGTCAAGAGTGTGGACTTTGAGGACCCAAATACAGCATGTGATTCCATTAACCAGTGGGTGAAAAATGAAACGAGGG GTATGATTGATCAAGTTGTAGCTCCAGATGATACTGATGGTAGCTTGACCAGACTGGTTCTGGTAAATGCTGTGTATTTCAAGGGCTTATGGAAATCACGATTTCGacctgaaaatacaaagaaacgTCCGTTTTATGGAGCTGATGGGAAGATCTACCAAGTTCCTATGCTGTCCCAGTTATCTATCTTCCGCTGTG GCACTACAAGTACCCCAAATGAGCTGTGGTATAACATAATTGAATTGCCATACCATGGTGAAATGATAAGCATGTTGattgctctgcctacagaaagcacaaCACCACTCTCTGCTATCATTCCCCACATCAGCACAAAAACAATAGGAAGCTGGATGACAACCATGGTAGCAAAAAGAGTGCAGGTTATTTTACCCAA ATTTACAACAGTAGCAGAAACAGATTTAAAGGAGCCACTGAAAGCACTTGGTATTACAGACATGTTTGACCAGTCAAAGGCAAACTTTGCAAAAATAACAA gaacAGAAGGTCTTCATGTATCTCATGTTCTGCAAAAGACAAAAATTGAAGTTAGCGAAGATGGAACCAAAGCTTCTGCAGCAACAA ctgcaatTTTAATAGCCAGGTCATCCCCTCCTTGGTTCATAGCAGACAGGCCATTTGCATTTGTCATCCGGCACAATCCTACAG GTACCATCTTGTTTATGGGACAAATAAACAAACCTTGA
- the SERPINE2 gene encoding glia-derived nexin isoform X6 — protein sequence MNWHFPLLFILGTLTSVCSQFSFYPLEELSSDVGIQVFNQIVKTKPQDNVVVSPHGIASVLGVLQLGADGKTKKQLTTMMRYSVNAAGSKEESQHHETSQLSPDHQQVLRGPPVVHRIQFENLCYGVGKALKKINRLIVSKKNKDIVTIANAVFAKSGFKMEVPFVTRNKEVFQCSVKSVDFEDPNTACDSINQWVKNETRGMIDQVVAPDDTDGSLTRLVLVNAVYFKGLWKSRFRPENTKKRPFYGADGKIYQVPMLSQLSIFRCGTTSTPNELWYNIIELPYHGEMISMLIALPTESTTPLSAIIPHISTKTIGSWMTTMVAKRVQVILPKFTTVAETDLKEPLKALGITDMFDQSKANFAKITRTEGLHVSHVLQKTKIEVSEDGTKASAATTAILIARSSPPWFIADRPFAFVIRHNPTGTILFMGQINKP from the exons ATGAACTGGCACTTCCCACTTCTCTTTATTCTTGGGACTTTAACATCTGTATGTTCCCAGTTCAGTTTTTATCCTCTGGAGGAACTGAGCTCTGATGTTGGAATCCAGGTCTTCAATCAGATAGTGAAAACTAAACCTCAGGACAATGTTGTGGTTTCCCCACATGGGATTGCATCGGTATTGGGGGTGTTACAGCTGGGTGCTGATGGCAAGACAAAGAAGCAGCTGACAACTATGATGAGATACAGTGTAAATG CAGCTGGAAGCAAAGAGGAGAGCCAGCATCATGAGACCAGCCAGCTCTCCCCGGACCACCAGCAAGTGCTCCGTGGACCACCAGTGGTCCACAGAATACAGTTTGAGAACCTCTGTTATG GAGTTGGTAAAGCGTTAAAGAAGATAAACAGGCTCATAGTCtcaaaaaagaataaagacaTTGTTACAATTGCTAATGCAGTATTTGCAAAGAGTGGCTTTAAAATGGAAGTGCCTTTTGTTACAAGGAACAAAGAGGTGTTTCAGTGCAGTGTCAAGAGTGTGGACTTTGAGGACCCAAATACAGCATGTGATTCCATTAACCAGTGGGTGAAAAATGAAACGAGGG GTATGATTGATCAAGTTGTAGCTCCAGATGATACTGATGGTAGCTTGACCAGACTGGTTCTGGTAAATGCTGTGTATTTCAAGGGCTTATGGAAATCACGATTTCGacctgaaaatacaaagaaacgTCCGTTTTATGGAGCTGATGGGAAGATCTACCAAGTTCCTATGCTGTCCCAGTTATCTATCTTCCGCTGTG GCACTACAAGTACCCCAAATGAGCTGTGGTATAACATAATTGAATTGCCATACCATGGTGAAATGATAAGCATGTTGattgctctgcctacagaaagcacaaCACCACTCTCTGCTATCATTCCCCACATCAGCACAAAAACAATAGGAAGCTGGATGACAACCATGGTAGCAAAAAGAGTGCAGGTTATTTTACCCAA ATTTACAACAGTAGCAGAAACAGATTTAAAGGAGCCACTGAAAGCACTTGGTATTACAGACATGTTTGACCAGTCAAAGGCAAACTTTGCAAAAATAACAA gaacAGAAGGTCTTCATGTATCTCATGTTCTGCAAAAGACAAAAATTGAAGTTAGCGAAGATGGAACCAAAGCTTCTGCAGCAACAA ctgcaatTTTAATAGCCAGGTCATCCCCTCCTTGGTTCATAGCAGACAGGCCATTTGCATTTGTCATCCGGCACAATCCTACAG GTACCATCTTGTTTATGGGACAAATAAACAAACCTTGA